One stretch of Desulfovibrio sp. JC010 DNA includes these proteins:
- a CDS encoding type II toxin-antitoxin system RelE/ParE family toxin, with translation MAWKIEFEAAAEKELSKIDRQAQKRIRKYLVERVAAIGPRSFGAPLRADLAGLWKYRVGNYRLIAEIQDEKIVVLVLLIGHRKKVYGGH, from the coding sequence TTGGCTTGGAAGATTGAGTTTGAAGCTGCCGCAGAAAAGGAATTGTCAAAAATTGATAGGCAGGCGCAGAAAAGGATTAGAAAATACCTTGTAGAGCGGGTCGCAGCGATTGGCCCAAGGAGTTTTGGAGCACCGTTGCGTGCTGATCTAGCGGGGCTTTGGAAATATCGTGTCGGTAACTATCGTCTTATTGCTGAAATTCAGGATGAGAAAATTGTTGTCCTTGTTTTGCTCATAGGGCACCGCAAAAAAGTGTACGGCGGACATTAG
- a CDS encoding DUF6290 family protein, whose amino-acid sequence MPISIRLPEEIEQRLTALAEQTGRTKTFYIREAVLEYLEDLEDIYLAEKRLADIKAGKSRTYTLEEVEKRLGLED is encoded by the coding sequence ATGCCTATTTCAATCAGATTGCCGGAAGAAATTGAACAGCGGCTTACTGCTCTTGCAGAACAGACTGGTCGCACCAAGACATTTTATATTCGGGAAGCGGTTCTGGAATATCTGGAAGATTTGGAAGATATTTATCTTGCTGAAAAGCGTCTGGCGGACATAAAGGCCGGGAAAAGTCGCACTTACACATTAGAAGAAGTGGAGAAGCGTCTTGGCTTGGAAGATTGA
- a CDS encoding amino acid ABC transporter ATP-binding protein, with translation METILELKKVVKKFGQLTAVNNIDLKISRGEKVVIVGPSGSGKSTLLRTMNFLETIDSGEIHFEGKLCGYTYKDGNPVLYSQKNLCALRSEIGMVFQQFNLFPHMTVLQNVMEGQVTVLGKSKDEAREVALQMLEKVGLSDRATVFPVTLSGGQKQRVAIARALAMKPKMMLFDEPTSALDPELVGEVFDTIRSLADDGMTMVIVTHNMGFAREVADTVIFMETGDFIAKGTPGEFFSAETQHPRIKEFMDKLL, from the coding sequence ATGGAAACTATTTTAGAACTCAAAAAAGTCGTCAAGAAATTCGGCCAACTGACTGCGGTCAACAACATCGACCTCAAGATCAGCCGGGGTGAAAAAGTTGTTATCGTCGGCCCCAGCGGGTCCGGTAAATCCACCCTGCTGCGGACCATGAACTTCCTCGAAACCATTGATTCCGGGGAAATCCATTTTGAAGGCAAGCTCTGCGGCTATACCTATAAAGACGGCAATCCGGTGCTGTATTCCCAGAAGAATCTTTGCGCCCTGCGGTCCGAGATCGGTATGGTTTTCCAGCAGTTTAATCTGTTTCCGCACATGACCGTTCTGCAGAATGTCATGGAAGGGCAGGTGACTGTGCTCGGCAAATCCAAGGATGAAGCCCGTGAGGTCGCTTTGCAGATGCTGGAGAAGGTCGGCCTTTCCGACCGTGCTACCGTCTTTCCGGTGACCCTTTCCGGCGGACAGAAGCAGCGTGTGGCCATCGCCCGCGCATTGGCCATGAAGCCCAAGATGATGCTTTTTGACGAGCCTACTTCTGCCCTTGACCCGGAATTGGTCGGTGAGGTTTTCGATACTATCCGTTCACTCGCAGATGACGGCATGACCATGGTCATCGTTACCCACAATATGGGTTTCGCCCGTGAGGTTGCCGATACCGTAATCTTCATGGAGACCGGGGATTTCATCGCCAAAGGTACTCCCGGCGAATTCTTCTCTGCCGAGACACAGCATCCCAGAATTAAAGAATTTATGGATAAGTTGTTGTAG
- a CDS encoding amino acid ABC transporter permease (The N-terminal region of this protein, as described by TIGR01726, is a three transmembrane segment that identifies a subfamily of ABC transporter permease subunits, which specificities that include histidine, arginine, glutamine, glutamate, L-cystine (sic), the opines (in Agrobacterium) octopine and nopaline, etc.) produces MISINNKLGKSGALASLFLLFALLIFPAASSASVDADALLKQARNALTVGQIDEAVKIFEQVPAPGTEGDDGQYVYSRMQLARISYSMKDPGKARSYAEQVVAVYPDNVEAKNFLASLDRETKPEWQKTLDDLKRFMPNLLKGASMTLLLVFFTMIVSPIGGLFIALGKISRMQPFMALSWFIIWFFRGTPLLLQLFFIYYGLPAIGITLSPLAAALIGLGINYSAYLAEIIRAGIESIDDGQTEAAKALGMSYGQTMRRVIIPQTYKRIIPPIANEFIALIKDTALVSTIAMVELMRAADQMFNAYFNVTVLVMAAGIYLIFTSVFTFLFEKIEYKVGVYERR; encoded by the coding sequence ATGATTAGTATAAATAATAAACTCGGAAAGAGCGGGGCCTTGGCCTCGCTCTTTCTGCTGTTTGCACTTCTGATTTTTCCGGCTGCCAGTTCAGCCAGTGTGGACGCTGATGCTCTGCTCAAGCAGGCCCGTAATGCCCTGACGGTAGGTCAGATAGACGAGGCCGTTAAAATTTTCGAGCAGGTTCCCGCCCCCGGTACTGAAGGGGATGACGGGCAGTATGTGTATTCCCGCATGCAGCTTGCACGCATCAGCTATTCCATGAAAGATCCGGGCAAGGCCCGCTCCTACGCCGAGCAGGTCGTTGCTGTATACCCGGATAATGTGGAGGCAAAGAACTTTCTGGCCTCCCTAGACCGTGAGACCAAGCCTGAATGGCAGAAGACCCTTGATGACCTTAAGCGGTTCATGCCCAACCTGCTCAAGGGCGCGAGCATGACCCTGCTGCTGGTCTTCTTCACCATGATCGTGTCGCCCATCGGCGGTCTTTTTATCGCCCTTGGCAAGATCAGCCGCATGCAGCCGTTCATGGCTCTCAGCTGGTTTATCATCTGGTTTTTCCGCGGCACCCCCCTTCTGCTGCAGCTCTTTTTTATTTATTACGGACTGCCTGCCATCGGCATTACTCTTTCCCCGCTTGCTGCGGCACTTATCGGTCTGGGTATCAACTATTCCGCATATCTTGCCGAGATCATCCGCGCCGGTATCGAGTCCATTGACGACGGCCAGACCGAGGCGGCAAAAGCACTGGGCATGTCCTACGGCCAGACCATGCGCCGGGTCATCATCCCCCAGACCTACAAGCGGATTATCCCGCCCATCGCCAATGAATTCATTGCCTTGATCAAGGATACCGCACTGGTTTCCACCATCGCCATGGTTGAACTCATGCGCGCTGCGGACCAGATGTTCAATGCTTATTTCAACGTGACCGTACTGGTGATGGCTGCTGGTATTTATCTTATTTTCACCTCCGTATTCACCTTCCTTTTTGAGAAGATCGAATACAAGGTCGGGGTATACGAGAGGCGCTAA
- a CDS encoding amino acid ABC transporter substrate-binding protein — MKRVLTILMVAMMLAFATSAMAGDGSLERVQKAGKLTIGLDDTFAPMGFRQDDGKLVGFDVDAAEEVGKRLGIKIVWQPTAWSGVVHSLNAKKFDCIWNGMTITPERQKAVSFSKPYIMDGQIAVIAMGNKAIKAHKDLGGKVVGVQKGSPALEAAKSLKPAAKEIREYDTNVKALLDLESGRLDAVVVDNIAGRYSMAQRPGKYVALPGYITSEAFGIAFRQGEDSLRAAVQKTIDAMIADGTMGKISRKWFGEDVTNPAKW, encoded by the coding sequence ATGAAAAGGGTATTAACAATTCTCATGGTTGCAATGATGCTGGCATTCGCAACCTCCGCTATGGCTGGTGACGGTTCCCTCGAAAGAGTACAGAAAGCAGGTAAACTCACCATCGGTCTTGATGACACTTTCGCACCCATGGGTTTCCGTCAGGACGACGGTAAACTGGTCGGTTTTGACGTTGACGCTGCTGAAGAAGTAGGTAAGCGCCTCGGTATCAAAATCGTATGGCAGCCCACCGCATGGTCCGGTGTTGTCCACTCCCTGAACGCTAAAAAGTTCGACTGTATCTGGAACGGTATGACCATTACCCCCGAACGCCAGAAAGCAGTTTCTTTTTCCAAGCCCTACATCATGGACGGCCAGATTGCCGTTATCGCCATGGGCAACAAAGCTATCAAGGCTCACAAAGACCTCGGCGGCAAAGTTGTAGGCGTACAGAAAGGTTCCCCCGCTCTTGAGGCTGCCAAGTCCCTCAAGCCCGCAGCCAAGGAAATCCGCGAATACGACACCAACGTTAAAGCTCTGCTCGACCTCGAATCCGGTCGTCTGGACGCAGTTGTTGTAGATAACATCGCAGGCCGTTACTCCATGGCTCAGCGTCCCGGTAAATATGTTGCGCTTCCCGGTTACATCACCAGCGAAGCTTTCGGTATCGCTTTCCGTCAGGGTGAAGATTCCCTGCGCGCAGCTGTACAGAAAACCATCGACGCTATGATCGCTGACGGCACCATGGGTAAAATCTCCCGTAAATGGTTCGGTGAAGATGTCACCAACCCCGCTAAATGGTAA
- a CDS encoding Hsp20/alpha crystallin family protein: MPNLTSWGSRELERLKTDMDRLFNSLCHDYGIPSVCGIIDCTPQTSMREEGESLEVSTTMPGFQAEDLEVKVTETSMTIGGKKNVTFEGGRQSSHFKKTLPLPCRVDPDNVTATFKDGVLKIVLNKCIIKPQKVISITSE; encoded by the coding sequence ATGCCAAACCTTACTTCGTGGGGAAGCCGGGAACTTGAAAGATTAAAAACAGATATGGACAGGCTATTCAACAGCCTCTGCCATGATTACGGCATCCCGTCCGTATGCGGCATCATAGACTGCACACCGCAGACCAGTATGCGTGAAGAAGGAGAATCACTGGAAGTGAGCACCACCATGCCCGGCTTTCAGGCTGAAGACCTTGAAGTGAAAGTAACCGAGACCTCCATGACCATCGGAGGAAAAAAGAACGTCACCTTTGAAGGGGGACGACAATCCAGCCATTTCAAAAAGACCCTGCCCCTGCCCTGCCGGGTGGACCCGGACAATGTCACCGCCACTTTTAAAGACGGTGTGCTCAAAATTGTGCTCAACAAATGCATCATCAAGCCACAAAAAGTTATTTCCATAACCTCTGAATAG
- a CDS encoding AAA family ATPase → MTSILKDRELPLEKLRWTLDPEELPFKTTAELTPEDEIIGQCRGVEAFRFGMGMGLKGYNIFVTGPADTGKQATVKKMISELSKSDKSPDDLLYVNNFKATESPILIHMPAGEGAVFKKQIHDFLESIKREVPQLFESQEYIARKNEIIEMHEKQTREFFQGVEDKVKDSGLVIVNMQMGQYQRPDVVPLVDGEPIRMIQLEEKVEKGRFPREEFERLKEKQKELKEEIDNILAQVRKLQKEVKKKSEDVDKLMFMTLAQELIAPLREKYTDAKIVKYFDEMLEEMSGDLDSMRMIGKKPQAGEGGMMFMPPQAEAILHPYQVNLLVDNTEQDSPPVIFESYPTYRNLFGSIERVMDRHGGWRTDFTKIKAGSFIKANGGYLVINLMDAIVEPGVWPTLKRSLKTEKIEIQTFDPYYFISSTGLKPEPIDMDVKVVVLGEPYLYQLLRHYDPDVPKIFKVRADFETSMDRDTEAINSVSNFISRMVKKDELMNFDRSGVAAIIEQAVRMSGRQEKITTAFPLLADLLGEASYYAARNGSTAVGAKHVDQALDAHRKRSNQTEERLQEMIDRGSLYVDTDGAVTGQVNGLAVYSMGDYSFGKPSRITAVTAMGKGGIINIEREADMSGPTHNKGIFILSGFLRRQFAQDKPLSLTASIAFEQNYGGIDGDSASSTELYALLSSLAEVPIRQDIAVTGSVNQKGEVQPIGGVNQKVEGFYLCCKHAGLTGKQGVMIPEPNVKDLMLRKEVVQAVKEGKFHIWSVENIEQGIEILTGVAAGEKDAEGKYAEDSIYGKADARLIELAEGLKNFGASDDEKDEEKKESGGSCGCGK, encoded by the coding sequence ATGACCAGTATCCTGAAAGACCGCGAACTGCCGCTTGAAAAACTGAGATGGACCCTCGACCCTGAAGAGCTGCCCTTTAAGACCACTGCCGAACTGACCCCCGAAGATGAAATCATCGGCCAGTGCCGGGGTGTTGAAGCATTCCGCTTCGGCATGGGTATGGGCCTTAAGGGTTACAACATTTTCGTAACCGGCCCTGCTGACACCGGTAAGCAGGCCACGGTAAAAAAAATGATCTCCGAGCTTTCAAAATCCGACAAAAGCCCGGATGACCTGCTTTACGTTAACAATTTCAAAGCTACGGAATCGCCCATCCTGATCCACATGCCAGCCGGGGAAGGAGCTGTTTTCAAGAAACAGATCCATGATTTCCTTGAATCCATCAAGCGCGAGGTGCCTCAGCTTTTTGAAAGTCAGGAATACATAGCCCGCAAAAATGAAATCATTGAGATGCATGAAAAGCAGACCCGTGAATTCTTTCAGGGTGTGGAAGATAAAGTAAAGGATTCCGGTCTGGTTATTGTCAATATGCAGATGGGCCAGTACCAGCGGCCCGATGTGGTTCCGCTGGTGGACGGTGAACCCATCCGCATGATTCAGCTTGAGGAGAAGGTCGAGAAAGGCCGCTTTCCCCGCGAGGAGTTTGAACGGCTCAAGGAAAAACAAAAGGAACTCAAGGAAGAAATCGACAACATCCTCGCACAGGTCCGCAAGCTTCAGAAAGAAGTGAAGAAAAAAAGCGAAGACGTGGACAAGCTTATGTTCATGACTCTCGCTCAGGAGCTGATAGCTCCCCTGCGGGAAAAATATACCGATGCCAAAATAGTCAAATATTTTGATGAAATGCTTGAAGAAATGAGCGGAGACCTCGATTCCATGCGCATGATCGGCAAAAAGCCGCAGGCCGGGGAAGGCGGCATGATGTTCATGCCCCCGCAGGCCGAAGCCATCCTGCATCCCTATCAGGTCAACCTGCTGGTGGACAACACCGAGCAGGACAGCCCTCCGGTGATCTTCGAATCCTACCCCACCTACCGCAACCTGTTCGGCTCCATTGAACGGGTTATGGATCGCCACGGCGGCTGGCGCACGGATTTCACCAAAATCAAGGCCGGGTCTTTCATCAAGGCCAACGGCGGCTATCTGGTCATCAACCTCATGGACGCCATTGTGGAGCCGGGTGTCTGGCCCACGCTCAAGCGTTCGCTCAAAACCGAAAAAATCGAAATCCAGACCTTCGACCCCTACTACTTCATATCCTCCACCGGACTGAAACCGGAACCCATTGATATGGATGTAAAGGTGGTCGTACTGGGGGAACCGTACCTCTACCAGCTGCTGCGCCATTACGATCCCGACGTCCCTAAGATTTTCAAGGTCCGTGCGGACTTTGAAACTTCCATGGACCGGGACACCGAAGCCATCAATTCCGTATCCAACTTCATCAGCCGCATGGTGAAAAAAGACGAACTCATGAATTTTGACCGCAGCGGCGTGGCCGCCATCATTGAACAGGCCGTGCGCATGTCCGGCAGGCAGGAAAAAATAACCACCGCCTTCCCGCTGCTGGCCGACCTGCTCGGCGAAGCCAGCTACTACGCAGCCCGCAACGGTTCTACCGCCGTGGGAGCAAAGCACGTGGATCAGGCCCTTGATGCCCACCGCAAGCGTTCAAACCAGACCGAAGAACGGCTGCAGGAAATGATCGACCGCGGCTCCCTCTATGTTGACACTGACGGCGCGGTAACCGGGCAGGTCAACGGACTGGCCGTGTATTCCATGGGTGATTATTCCTTCGGCAAGCCCTCACGTATCACCGCCGTAACCGCCATGGGCAAGGGCGGCATCATTAATATTGAACGTGAAGCCGATATGTCCGGCCCGACCCATAATAAAGGTATCTTCATCCTTTCCGGCTTCCTACGCCGCCAGTTCGCACAGGACAAGCCGCTCTCCCTGACCGCCAGTATCGCTTTTGAGCAAAACTACGGCGGCATTGACGGTGACTCGGCCTCCTCCACCGAACTTTACGCCCTGCTCTCCTCGCTGGCCGAAGTGCCCATCCGGCAGGATATCGCCGTCACCGGATCGGTGAACCAGAAAGGCGAAGTCCAGCCCATCGGCGGGGTCAACCAGAAGGTGGAAGGATTCTACCTCTGCTGCAAACATGCAGGTCTGACCGGAAAGCAGGGAGTCATGATCCCCGAACCCAACGTCAAGGACCTCATGCTGCGCAAGGAAGTTGTTCAGGCCGTAAAGGAAGGCAAGTTCCATATCTGGTCGGTGGAAAACATCGAGCAGGGAATTGAAATCCTCACCGGAGTGGCCGCAGGCGAAAAGGACGCAGAAGGCAAGTATGCCGAGGATTCCATCTACGGCAAGGCAGACGCAAGACTCATCGAACTGGCCGAAGGCTTGAAGAACTTCGGTGCATCTGATGATGAGAAGGATGAAGAGAAAAAGGAAAGCGGCGGCTCGTGCGGCTGCGGGAAATAA
- a CDS encoding methyl-accepting chemotaxis protein codes for MGWFRNLKMLYKILLPVSALLLITLVSVEVVATYKSSGAIEDVAKRELNGLAGTYGEKVLAYVAKGQNQAQGLAEAFAGLKTDNINIDRDSVISMLRGFVSANPEFVGACVGWEPDAFDGRDAEYAGTANHDASGRFVPYVFRDGGSIKVEPLVGYDVPGDGDYYLKPKEFRRTYITDPYTYNVGGKDVTMISICSPIMVNGAFQGVVCADLPITSIMDLVSQIKPYESGYAWLTTPSGDFIYHPKEEFLGKNLYDVASFQDEAALKRAVRAGEPFLEFRKAAATGLMSMVQYVPVEFPGTGQRWYLAVSAPMDKILASAHSLTYDLIVIGFLAFVLVLIAVYFVARSISKPIGVMAGAAKEVAGGNFDVRLDDSMFGGELLDLNVSLRDMLVSLVDNISKSEKMAEEAQQQTDKAQVALREADEARAEAENAKREGMLQAAEQLSGIVSQVSSATHELTAQIDESNRGSETQRERTSESATAMEQMNASVLEVARSAGDASESALNAKNKAEDGGEIVANVVEAISAVNKHTEEMVAGLDVLGGHADGISQVITVITDIADQTNLLALNAAIEAARAGEAGRGFAVVADEVRKLAEKTMQATQEVGQAVHSIQSETRRNIDKMGSAAEIVGSSTDLAGKAGESLEEIVEIVETTSEQVRSIATASEEQSAASEQITRGIEEVNLIANDNAQAMRESATAVEELMRLGEQLSTLIEELRNS; via the coding sequence ATGGGCTGGTTCAGAAATTTAAAAATGTTGTACAAAATTTTATTACCCGTGTCCGCCTTGCTGCTGATCACTCTTGTCAGTGTTGAGGTTGTTGCAACTTATAAGAGTTCAGGTGCCATTGAAGATGTAGCCAAAAGAGAGCTTAACGGGCTTGCCGGAACATACGGCGAAAAGGTTCTGGCCTATGTGGCAAAGGGGCAGAATCAGGCCCAGGGGTTAGCCGAAGCATTTGCCGGACTCAAGACCGATAATATTAATATCGACCGGGACAGTGTTATCTCCATGCTTAGAGGATTTGTTTCTGCCAACCCCGAGTTTGTCGGTGCTTGCGTGGGATGGGAACCCGATGCCTTTGACGGGCGCGATGCGGAATACGCCGGAACTGCCAACCATGATGCAAGCGGCCGTTTTGTCCCGTACGTTTTCAGGGACGGCGGAAGCATTAAAGTTGAACCATTGGTTGGATACGACGTGCCCGGTGACGGTGACTATTACCTTAAGCCTAAGGAGTTTCGTCGGACGTATATAACTGATCCCTACACATATAATGTAGGCGGGAAGGATGTGACCATGATCAGTATCTGTTCGCCGATTATGGTTAACGGTGCTTTTCAAGGGGTTGTTTGTGCTGACTTACCCATCACCAGTATTATGGATCTTGTTTCTCAGATTAAACCTTATGAATCCGGGTATGCATGGCTTACGACTCCCAGCGGAGATTTTATTTATCATCCCAAAGAAGAATTTCTGGGTAAAAATCTATATGATGTTGCATCCTTTCAGGATGAAGCCGCTTTGAAAAGGGCTGTCAGGGCCGGGGAGCCGTTTCTTGAATTTCGCAAAGCCGCTGCAACCGGGCTCATGTCCATGGTGCAGTATGTTCCGGTAGAATTTCCCGGGACCGGTCAGCGTTGGTATCTGGCGGTCAGTGCTCCTATGGATAAGATTCTCGCCTCAGCACACAGTCTTACTTATGACCTTATTGTGATCGGTTTTCTGGCATTTGTTCTGGTGCTTATTGCTGTGTATTTTGTGGCCCGTTCCATTTCCAAGCCCATCGGGGTTATGGCCGGTGCTGCCAAAGAGGTTGCCGGAGGTAATTTTGATGTCAGGCTTGATGATTCCATGTTCGGCGGGGAACTGCTTGATCTGAATGTTTCTTTGCGGGATATGCTGGTTTCCCTTGTGGACAACATCTCCAAGTCTGAAAAAATGGCTGAAGAGGCCCAGCAGCAGACCGATAAAGCGCAGGTTGCCTTGCGCGAGGCGGATGAAGCCCGCGCCGAAGCCGAGAATGCCAAGCGTGAAGGTATGCTTCAGGCTGCCGAGCAGCTTTCCGGTATTGTTTCACAGGTTTCCAGCGCAACCCATGAGTTGACCGCCCAGATTGATGAATCCAACCGTGGCTCGGAAACCCAGCGTGAACGCACTTCCGAATCAGCTACTGCCATGGAGCAGATGAATGCCAGTGTTCTGGAGGTCGCCCGCAGTGCCGGGGATGCTTCCGAAAGTGCGCTGAATGCAAAGAATAAAGCAGAAGACGGCGGTGAAATTGTAGCCAATGTTGTTGAGGCTATTTCTGCAGTGAATAAGCATACTGAAGAGATGGTCGCCGGGCTTGATGTGCTGGGCGGGCATGCGGACGGTATCTCACAGGTAATTACCGTGATTACCGATATTGCCGACCAGACCAACCTGCTGGCCTTGAACGCGGCAATTGAGGCTGCACGTGCGGGCGAGGCCGGGCGTGGGTTTGCCGTTGTTGCTGACGAGGTTCGTAAGCTGGCGGAAAAAACCATGCAGGCCACGCAGGAAGTCGGGCAGGCCGTACATTCGATTCAGTCTGAAACCCGCAGAAATATCGACAAGATGGGCAGTGCCGCAGAAATAGTCGGTTCCAGCACGGACCTGGCAGGCAAGGCCGGGGAAAGTCTTGAAGAGATCGTTGAGATTGTTGAAACCACTTCGGAACAGGTTCGCAGCATTGCAACAGCATCCGAAGAGCAGTCTGCAGCCAGTGAACAGATTACCCGCGGTATTGAGGAAGTAAACCTTATCGCCAACGATAATGCTCAGGCTATGCGGGAATCCGCAACAGCAGTTGAAGAGTTGATGCGTCTTGGCGAACAATTGAGCACGCTGATTGAGGAACTGCGTAATTCGTAA
- a CDS encoding acyltransferase family protein: MNQRMYFLDNLRAVVIFLVVVLHVSLCYMKFAPSWWFVIDPAQSMFFTYAVMLIDVPIMAVMFFLAGYFALPSLQKHGQHRFWVGKFRRIIIPWVLGVLFLSPPAMYMILLSRGKAPGYMEFWAGPFWGPLYSQSVFWFLGLLVMFYLILCGCYRLFPGLQSPPRVSRNPSPLFPILFISVSAGYFLGMNQFFPVDKWITDCYLIVFQPVRLLIYLFYFGLGVLAWKRNWFTRQGYTPKLLPWLIVCLVSAVVYLTFKGMMATRGTELPIQLGNALGFNVFAYSTLMAGTALFKAFVSSSNGFWRFFSASSYGLYLFHSLAVYYGAYYLLNMDASPFVKAPILLVSSTAFCWVLTVALKKVKGISSVL, translated from the coding sequence ATGAATCAACGAATGTATTTTCTGGACAATCTGCGGGCTGTGGTCATTTTTCTGGTCGTGGTCCTGCACGTGTCACTCTGTTATATGAAGTTCGCCCCGAGCTGGTGGTTTGTTATTGATCCGGCACAGAGCATGTTTTTCACCTATGCGGTAATGCTCATCGATGTCCCCATCATGGCTGTGATGTTCTTTCTTGCCGGATACTTTGCCCTGCCGTCCCTGCAGAAGCACGGCCAGCACAGGTTCTGGGTCGGTAAGTTCCGGCGGATCATTATTCCGTGGGTGTTGGGTGTGCTTTTTCTTTCGCCCCCGGCCATGTACATGATCCTGCTTTCAAGGGGCAAGGCTCCCGGGTATATGGAATTCTGGGCCGGGCCGTTCTGGGGTCCACTGTACAGCCAGTCCGTGTTCTGGTTTCTCGGTCTGCTGGTCATGTTTTATCTGATTCTCTGTGGCTGCTATCGTCTTTTTCCGGGACTGCAGAGCCCGCCACGGGTCAGCCGTAATCCATCTCCGTTATTTCCGATTCTGTTTATATCTGTTTCCGCCGGGTACTTTCTGGGTATGAACCAGTTTTTTCCAGTGGATAAGTGGATTACCGATTGTTATCTGATTGTTTTTCAGCCAGTGCGTTTGCTTATTTATTTGTTTTATTTCGGGTTGGGCGTTCTTGCATGGAAGCGCAACTGGTTCACCCGGCAGGGCTATACCCCGAAACTGCTGCCATGGCTCATAGTCTGTCTTGTCTCAGCTGTTGTGTATCTGACTTTTAAAGGCATGATGGCTACCCGCGGCACTGAACTGCCCATCCAGCTCGGCAATGCGCTGGGATTCAATGTTTTTGCTTACAGCACACTCATGGCCGGGACAGCTCTGTTCAAAGCGTTTGTGAGCAGCTCCAACGGATTTTGGCGATTCTTCTCCGCCAGTTCCTACGGACTTTATCTCTTCCATTCGCTGGCTGTATATTACGGGGCTTACTACCTGTTGAATATGGATGCTTCTCCGTTTGTAAAGGCACCCATCCTGCTTGTAAGTTCCACTGCGTTTTGCTGGGTGCTGACTGTGGCTCTCAAGAAGGTTAAGGGGATTTCTTCGGTTTTGTAG
- a CDS encoding phosphorylase → MTIKKIAIVAAMGQEALALCPNPKRGTSGNYPLLTGNISSTIEYSCIVSGIGIRRASEAAKLLCAEKPDLIMSIGVSGGLAADLHAGSLVAASSIGSDLTEFEAWSGKKKDVEICTELIPGWAELQSGKLITARRPLLTTRDKSAMHKSSKALAVDMESIAVAQAAKQAGIPFGCIRAISDDSKRSIPEESLIGVDESGKTKLGPILKAIAKRPGLIFELVPVGRDYSKALKSLGKVFK, encoded by the coding sequence ATGACAATAAAAAAAATAGCCATCGTCGCGGCCATGGGACAGGAAGCACTGGCCCTCTGCCCTAACCCGAAACGCGGAACTTCCGGTAATTATCCACTGCTTACAGGAAATATTTCAAGCACCATAGAATACAGCTGCATTGTATCAGGCATAGGCATCCGGCGTGCATCTGAAGCGGCAAAACTTCTCTGCGCTGAAAAACCGGATTTAATCATGAGCATCGGGGTGTCCGGGGGCCTTGCTGCTGACCTCCATGCCGGTTCGCTCGTGGCTGCATCATCCATTGGTTCAGATCTGACAGAATTTGAAGCATGGTCCGGGAAGAAAAAAGATGTGGAGATCTGCACAGAACTTATCCCCGGCTGGGCAGAGCTGCAATCAGGCAAACTGATCACCGCCCGCAGACCGCTGCTTACCACGCGAGACAAATCCGCCATGCACAAGAGCAGCAAAGCATTGGCCGTGGATATGGAATCCATCGCAGTGGCACAAGCGGCAAAACAGGCCGGAATCCCCTTCGGCTGTATCCGGGCCATCAGCGATGACAGCAAACGGTCCATCCCGGAAGAATCACTGATCGGAGTTGATGAATCGGGAAAAACCAAGCTCGGCCCTATCCTTAAAGCCATAGCCAAACGGCCCGGTCTGATATTCGAACTGGTCCCCGTGGGGCGTGATTATTCAAAGGCTTTAAAAAGTTTGGGAAAAGTTTTTAAATAA